In the genome of Microcoleus vaginatus PCC 9802, the window TGCGATATTTGAGCCTTTTGCCAATAACAACCGTAAAAAATTGATCGCCGCCTAAAAATAAAACAACTCCTGTTTCGTGCCAATCCCAATTTTCAGCAGTTTTGCCAGATAATAGGAATGGAAAAAAATGCTCCGGCGCCTGCACCCTGTCCACTTCAGGGTAGGAACAGGCTATTTCTGCTTCTTTCCCGGTGGCGTGCGGACAGGGGGACAGCACCACAGAGATTCGCGCTTGAGTGCCCGCGTTTCCCAATTGCTCGCGCAAAGCTTGCACGGCGGGACGCACCCAAGTTGCCAATTCTCCGGGGCCGTTGGAGAGGATTAAAATATCTACTGCCATAGGATTTAATATTTGAGAGGATGCAACGGAGATTTTATGACAGATTTAATTAATGCCGTCAAGACGGGTGATGTTGCGGCTGTAGAAAGTGCGATCGAACAGCGTGCAGATATCAATGTCAAAGATGATGAAGGCGCGACGGCTTTGACGGCTGCGGCTGAGGCTGGCAATTCGGCGATCATCAACAAATTGCTGGCGGCTGGTGCGGATGTCCACAGTCACGACAATGACGGGTGGACGCCGTTAATGAGTGCCGCTGCGGCCGGACATAGCGAGATTGTACAGCTTTTGCTGGAGGCGGGGGCGGATGTGAATGCTAAAACTAATTTTGGTTTGACGGCTTTGATGAGTGCTGCAGGCAGCGGGCGCACTCAAGTTGTGGAATTTTTAATCGATAAAGGAGCTGATATCAAAGCTAAGGATAATAATACTTGGACTGCGTTAATTTGGGCGTCTTCGGAGGGTCACAAAGATACTGTTGAGGTTTTGAAGCTAGCGCGCGATCGCCATTAAAGACTTAGCAACCGGGTTTATTCGATAAATCCGGTTTCTGGAGCGTACAATTAATTATCGCACTCCCCAGCAGCAATCAGGCACATCCCGAATAGCTGCGAGAATTCTATCCAATTAAAAGTGTCGGATAAGAGGATTCGGGTAATTGATTCAACTTGAGATTTCCGCCACCTTCAATAACTGCGATCGTGTCACCGCTCCTTTGGATTGCTAAATCTCGATTATTGTTGGTGGGAACCAGCATGAAGCCATTTAAAGACCCACTGAGTTCGATTCTATCCTGACCTTGGGTAAAATTCCGAATAGTAGCAAAACCCTGCCCAATGTAGTAAGTTTTAGTTCCAAGAAGATTCTGTCTACGGCTTAGTAAAGCTTCCCCGAACACGAATGTATCG includes:
- a CDS encoding ankyrin repeat domain-containing protein; translated protein: MTDLINAVKTGDVAAVESAIEQRADINVKDDEGATALTAAAEAGNSAIINKLLAAGADVHSHDNDGWTPLMSAAAAGHSEIVQLLLEAGADVNAKTNFGLTALMSAAGSGRTQVVEFLIDKGADIKAKDNNTWTALIWASSEGHKDTVEVLKLARDRH